The Halotia branconii CENA392 region GCGGTTCCCCCAATAGTCAGAGGTTCAGGAACATCAGCGGTATTGACTACAAGTTTAGCTGGCGCACCATAACCGTAACCGAAAAGATATTGATCTCCTGCATCAACATTATTTTTAAGCGCACCTCCAATTGAGAAAAATTTCCCACCTGCGGCATTGATATCTGCAATAGCGTTCGAGTTGAGAGTAAAGTTCAGAATTTCCTCGCTATCACCAGTAGACGTAACTTGGAATGTTCCGTAGTTTTTTCCACTCCCTAAATCTCGATAAATATCCAAATCAGGATTATTGATTTTCTGGTTCAGGCTACTTGCAGGTGTCGAAACATCAAAGAAACTTATAGTAGGTGATGAATTACCGGAACCGATAAATCGCTGAATTTGTAGTGTTGCTGAAGAAACAGGGTTTTTTGCTATGGTACTAAGGTCAAATGTAAAATAGCTCCGATAAGTAGTTGTACGTAGTTTACCAGTAAGATAATTATCGTTGAAATTATCATTATAGCCCAAACGAGGATTATACGTACTCCACCAGCCTTGATTGTGAGTTCCCTCAATGAACTGGTTATCTGCCGTACTTAAGGTAACATTTACTGCTTGGGCTTGATCTACTGATCCTAATCCCAGACAAATAACAGTAGCACTAATTGCTAATTTGTAATACTTTTTCATTGGTTATCCTTAATTAGTATAAGTTTTGCATTTTGTTTAATTCATGTTCTGAAATCCAGTGAAAAATAGGATGTAACTAGGGCTTGCTGAAAAAGTCCTTCGGTGGAGGTAGGAACTCTTAACAGTTTTACCCTATACCTATAGTTTCCAATTTTTTGGACTCCAAAAAATTTGATATCCTAGGTTTTTAAGCCCTATATCCCTATTATCTTGCACTTTCTTTCCAAAAATAGCCGCAAAAGCTTACAATACAAGACTTTTAAAGCTATTCAGCATACCCTAACTAGTACTTGATCAAGTTAATTTTGAGGGTTTGTAATAAGAGCTTAAGTCCTTATTACGAACTTGCTAAACCTTCAATTGTTGGTTGACACAGTACTAGAGTTTATTTGTTTCCTGATGTATTTATGTATTAAATTCAACTGAAAACTTAAGTAAATATACAACCAATCTAGGGAAAATAAGGTATAAAGACAGAAACTTCATAGAAAAAATATACTTACATCACAATACCTTTACTCCATAATTTTTAATGCAGTCCTTTTCATCCAAGATACTTTTATCAGATCCCCAGTGTTTTTTGACACAAAATGAGGAAATTTGTGTTTAACCTGATTGCTTTGACATCATAACTTTTTCTACAAAGTCGGTATAAACATCACCCTGTAAGAACTCTGGTGTTTCCAAAATTTTTTGATGAAAGCTAATCGTAGTTGCTAACCCTGTAATTCCACACTCTCGCAAAGCCCTCTTCATTCGGTTAATTGCCGTAGTGCGATCGGGAGCCCAGACAATTAATTTACCGATTAGCGAGTCGTAATTAGGAGGAATTTGATAATCGGTATAAACGTGAGAATCTATTCTGACACCAGGGCCACCAGGTGGCAAATAACCAGTAATTCGCCCTGGTTGGGGACGAAAGTCATGTTCTGGATCTTCGGCGTTAATTCGACATTCGATCGCATGACCAGAAAAAACTACTTGCTCTTGAGTCAATTGTAGTTTTTCGCCTTGGGCAATCCGAATTTGTTCTGCAATCAAATCAAGACCTGTGATCATTTCAGTCACGGGGTGTTCAACTTGGATGCGGGTGTTCATTTCCATAAAATAGAAATCCCCTGTTTGGGAGAGCAAAAACTCAACTGTACCTGCACCCACGTAGTTGATTGACTTAGCAGCCATAACAGCAGCCATACCCATTTTTTTGCGGAGTTCTGGAGTCAGAACTAGACTCGGAGCTTCTTCTAGCAATTTTTGATGGCGACGTTGAATAGAACAGTCTCGCTCGCCGAGGTGAATCACATTACCGTAGCTATCTGCTAAGATTTGAAATTCAATATGGCGGGGACGCTCAATAAATTTTTCTAAATAAAGACCAGAATTACCAAAGGCTGCTTCTGCTTCACTTTGAGCAGCCGCAAACAGTTTTACTAGGTCATGATCATCTTTAACCAACCGCATTCCCCGTCCGCCACCACCAGCAGTAGCTTTAATCATCACGGGATAGCCCATTTCACGAGCAATTATCCGTGCTGCTTCAGCATCTTCAAGTAATCCATTGCTACCCGGTACAGTAGGTACGCCGACACGAATCATGGTTGCCTTGGCTGTTGATTTATCTCCCATTGCCCGCATAGCTTCTGGGGAAGGGCCAATAAAAGTAATATTGTGGTCGGCGCAAATTTCCGCAAATCGAGCGTTTTCAGCTAAAAAACCATAGCCAGGATGAATCGCCGAAGCATTTCGAGTTAAAGCCCCAGCAATGATCCCAGGAATATGCAGATAACTTTTACTACTGGGAGCTTCACCGATGCAAATAGCTTCATCAGCCAGTTGAACATGTAGAGCATTGCGGTCAACTGTGGAGTGAACTGCAACAGTAGCAATCCCCATTTCTTCGCAAGTGCGGAGAATACGCAAGGCAATTTCTCCACGATTCGCAATTAGGATTTTGGAAAACTTCATCAACGTTTCTCCTAGAAATTCCCGTTATCGACTTGGTTATTCAACTTCTGGCAAAAGTTATTAATTGGAGTCAGGAAACTGAACAATATGGTTTGGTTAAGAAAGCTCCCTCCCCTGCCTCCCTGGTCACTGAGTTTCGACTACGCTCAACTGCCGCGTAGCCGAAGTGCTGCTTCCCCTGCCTTCCTTGTCTTTCCTACTCTGGTTTGATTCGCACCAATTGTTGTCCAAATTCCACGGGAGAACCATTCTGCACTAGAATTTCCACAATTTGTCCAGATACTTCAGCCTCAATTTCGTTCATCAGCTTCATGGCTTCAATAATACAGACCGTTTGGCCAACTTTAATGCGATCGCCTACTTCTACAAAAGGTGGTTCGCTAGGAGCCGGAGCGCTATAAAAGGTTCCTACCATTGGGGAAACCATATCAACTAATTTTGGCCCCGTTGGTAACGATGCAGCTATTGTTAACTGCTCTGAAGATGCATTCCCCGTAGAGCCAACTGTTCCACTGATCGCCATGTTAACTCCAGAGTTTGGTGTTGTTGCGATCGCTCCACTTAAGGCTCCTTGAAACTCTGGTTGGTTTGCAGGTAGCTGTTGCTCGTTGACACCAACAGCTTTGTGTACTGTTAGTTCAAAATCATCAGTTTTCAGGGTTAGTTCTGCAAAGTCACTTTCAGCAATTGTGACTAGGAGTTTGTTAAGTTCATTAAAGTCTAGTGGCACAGATTATTTAACCTTATCTAATTCAGATATTAAACAACTAGTGATACTACAAAAATCTCTCAAGTTACCAACATAGGGTAACTCTTGTATTAAGAGAACATTCATTATGTTAGTATTGATTTAGCTTTTTGCAACATCCCAAATATTTTGCTTAATTCAATGATTTGTATTGGTAACATTAAATTGAATTGCTAAATAAATTTAGCTGTTCGTTTGTATCCCCCAGATGAATCTGCGGGTTTTACGCATCACGACTCATAAACCAACTTCAGTCAAGGCTTGACTAAAAGCATCAACTACATTTAAACGTTCTGCCCATGCTGTAAGATAGGCGTAGTCCAAATTTTGGGCTTGTAGTTTGAGTATTCCCAATACATCACGCCGCTGTTTTTCGGATTGACTACCCCGACCCCAGTGCAACTTTTGCAAAATCACATCCTCTGCTGAGGCAATCCAAAATGGAGGTATTCCATCTAAATTGGGCAATATTCGGCGTGCCATCTGCGACACTGCAAATGGTGAAGTATCTGTGATATACAAATCGGCATTGGCGATCGTTTCAGTATGTGTGATGTTGAGCATCCCTTCATACCCTTGCTTCAAATCTTCAACCGCACCGACTGGACAATAATATCCTGCTGCTTCCAGTGTCTTGACTAACAAATCAATTTGGTCAATTTCAACTTTGACAACCAAATCTAGATCACGAGTTGAACGGGGTTCACCGTGAATTGAACTGGCTACACCCCCACTGACATAATAAGGAATATTAATAGACACAAAAAGTTGGTGGAGTTCCCCTGCAAGCGTAATTGAATCCTGAATCCACATGCTTTCATCAACACCTTTTAGCTCAAACTCAAGAGAGAATTTTTCTGCCAGCATGGCACGAGCGAATATACGCCTAATTTCTTCTAAAGGAGCATCGCGATGTCGTAATTTAATACCTGCTAAACATAATTTTTTTATACCACTGTCATGGGCAGCAAACATTTTTATCCGTTGAGCAAGTGAGAGTTGCCGCAATCGAGTAAATAGATAAATGTCAGCCTCTATATTTGTATCACTAGTTTGTGGTTGATAATTTGGTTTGACAGTGGATATTTGCAAGGGTAAATCGTTCAATGTTATTGGTTTGTATTCAGGGTAACTGAAACTTTAGCCGATTTTTAATTTGAGCCGATAAAAAAGCTAAAAATAAATTAAGATTTCCATCAACTCTGAATTTGTATCAGACCATAAACACACACTAGATTAGTTGCACCTAATTGGTTGTATCAAATAAGATTTAATTTTAATTTATAGAACTGATGAAAGCTCCTTGGCAATCTCCGTACCCAGTTATGTACCCCCCATACACTGTTGCCTGTAACGGTTGGGTGCTGAAACGGTTTTTAAGACTTCTAGCTGAACCACTGAAAAAGCTGAGTCGTTGGAAGATGATTCCGCTTGGTAAGATTTCGACTTCTGTACCTAGTCAAAGCTTTAAGTTGGGACAATTCACGGTTGATTGGCAAGGTAGCAACACAAAAAAACCCAGTTTGCGGATTAGTCATCAAAGTAATGAAGCATTGCCAGTATTGCAAACATCCCCTGGTGAAAGCTTTGTTAGTGGAGGTAATGTTCGTCTTAATATCACTGAGGAACGAGGTTCTATAGAAATTGACGAACGCAAATATGCCGATTTTACCCATCAAATTATTGACGGCATCAAGCAAGAAGACGATACCTTAGAAATCTACGGTCGTCTTTTAAGTAGCCAAAGTGCAGATGACGGGCTTCAATATGTCTTGATATTACAGACTGTCGGCTCAAGAGAACTCAACTTTCAACTGCAAATTACCGATGGTTATGTTAATCAAATACAGTTGCAATTTGTTACTTCTGCTGACGAACACTTTTATGGTTTTGGAGAGCAATTTTCTGACATTGACTGCAAAGGACAATGGATACCGATTGTTTGCGAAGAAGGGGGAATTGGTCGAGGCGATCGCGCCCCGAAAGCCCTGAATCTACTAGGTGTTTCTGGTAATAGATTTTCCAGTTATGCCCCTATGCCCTACTTTTTTACTAACAAAAGGCGCTCAATATTTCTGACTAACACCGAACCGACAATTTTCAACTTGCGTGATCCGCAAATTGCAACTATCCGAGTTGTATCTAGTTGTATGCAAGGGCGCATCCTTTGCGGTGAGTCACCTTTAGATATTATTGAACTTTATACCAACTATGTGGGACGGATGCCACCACTTCCCGATTGGCTTCATAGTGGGGCGATCATCGGTATGCAAGGAGGTACGGAGTTTGTCCGGCGAGTGTGGTCGCAGTTACGCGACTTTGACACTCCTATTGCTGGATTTTGGCTTCAAGACTGGGTTGGTCAACGTCGCACGATCGCCGGAAAACAGTTATGGTGGAATTGGCAACTTGATGAAAGCACTTATCCAGGTTGGCAACAGTTGGTAAATGATTTGGCAAAGGCAAAAATTGCAGTTGGGGTATACGTCAACCCCTTTTTAGTCGAGCGTCCTTTACAGCCAGACCAAAAACAGCGTCATCTCTATCAAGAAGCTATAGAACAAGGCTTTGTAGTTAAAAATCAAGCCGCCAAACCATACTTAATCGAAAGTACTGACTTCTCTGCGGCTTTACTTGATGTGACTAATCCTGATGCCCGCAAATGGTTCAAAAGCATTCTTAAAGACGAAGTGCTAGGTAAAGGTGCTAAATTCTGGATGGCTGATTTTGCAGAAGCAGCACCGTTTGATGGCGTGTATGCTGCCGATGAATCTGGGCTACTTTATCACAATGAATATCCGGTTGATTGGGTCAGATTAAACCGAGAAGCTATTCAAGAACAGAATCAAGAAGGCGACGCTTGGTTTTTTAATCGAGCCGGATTCTTAAAAACTCCATCTCACAGCACAAGCATGTGGTTAGGAGATCAAAATACTAGTTGGGGTAAGAATGATGGCATCACCAGCGCTCTTAAAGGCATGATTAGTGGTGGTCTTTCTGGGTTAAGCATCAATCACAGCGATATTGGTGGGTATACAAGTATTGCTAACCCAATTTTAGAAGCCATTGGTGTCGGATTTAAGCGATCGCGGGAACTACTCTATCGATGGATGGAAATGAATGCTTTTACTCCCATATTCCGCACTCATGAAGGCAATCAACCAGATAAAAATGTTCAATTTTATACAGATAAACATACCTTCACAACTTTCAGTTATTGGTCAAAAGTCTATGCGGCGTTAGCTCCATATCGCCGGGAATTAATGACAGAAGCGGCAATTAAAGGATATCCCCTTGTTCGCCATCTTGTTTTGCATTATCCTGACGATCCTCATGTTTACAAACTAGAAGATCAGTTTCTCTTAGGTCGTGAGTTCTTAGTTGCACCAGTGCTAAAGCCAGGTCAAAAGAGCCTTAATGTATATTTTCCGGCTGGCGAATGGACTCACTTATGGAGTGGCAATACTTACGGTAGTTTAACAACAGGTATACGGCAAAAAGTACCTGCTCCCCTCGGACAACCTGCTGTATTTTACCGCAAAGGGTCTAAAGCAATTGAATCAGTCTTAGAGAATTTCAAGACAAAAAATATACTTACCGGAGCGCCATCAGCATAAGATTTTGAAGCGTTATTCCATCACTCTCAGCAGAGGAGGCAGGGGGCAGGGAGCAGGGGAAGAGGCAGGGGAGCAGGGAGCAGGGAGCAGGGAGAAATAGGTAATTTTTCTTCTTCCCCTCTGCACCCCGCACCCTGCCTTGGTTGTTGAGCGTAGTCGAAACACTACCTCTTTCCCATGCCCAATGCCCCATGCCCACTTGCCCAATACTTCTAAATATCTTCTGGATTAATCCCCAAATCCCGCAACCTTTGAGCGAGTCGTTCCGCTCGTTGTTGTTGTTGTTCTGCTCGTTCTGTTTGCTGTTGTACTAATTCTTCTGGCGTAGATAATTTATTTCCTTGTTGATCATACCAGTATAACCACTCACGCGATCGCCCCAAGTAAACACCGCGTTCTCGTCCAATTGCTAAGCCAATTTCTGGTAGCCAAATTTGCGAACCTGATTGCAAAATATAATCTCCATCAACTAAGCGATAAACTTCTAGAGGATCTCGCTTGCGTCGATATTTGCGACTGGGTACATAAATTGCGTAATATAAAATTCCTAATTGGGCATAGTCAAGTTTTTTCTTTTCGTATTCGCCACCGTAAGTTTTAGAAACTACTTCTAGAGCAAAGATAGGAACAATACCATCTTCTTCCCACAGGACATAACTTAAACGTCCTTCTTCACCAATAAAGCGTTCTACACCTAAGCTAAGAAATCCATCTGGTACTAATGGTGGCTGGCTGGGAGCATAATAGATGCCCATATCCACACCAAAAAACCAATCGGTGCGATTGCTCCATGCTAAAGCTAAAATTGCTTCTAACAAATTGGGAATGAGATTTTGTAGCTCGTTATCCACTGGAGTATCGTCAGAGTCGGGCAATTCTGCCGATGATGGAAGACAGTCCATTGGGTGGTAATGTACCATAACGGTCTTCACTGTAACTATGTAACTATATTTTAGGGCTTGATTGAGAATGTCTTACCATCAAGCAGCCCATTGCCCCCTCAAACAGATAATATTTACTTATGAACGCTACACAAGAACAACTAAAACTGAAATTTGAGCAGGCTTTGGTAGCTGCTTTTGGCGCTGACTACGCCGGAGTAGATCCGATTTTGGTTGCTGCTAGCAATCCGAGGTTTGGTGATTATCAGGCGAATGTTGCTTTATCGTTGAGTAAAAAGTTAGGAAAACAACCAAGAGCGATCGCAGCTGCGATCGTTGATAAACTAGATGTGTCAGAAATCTGCGAATCACCGGAGATAGCTGGGCCTGGTTTTATTAATCTCAAACTAAAAACAGAATATCTAGAAGCACAATTGCAAGCTATTCAGACAGATTCCAGGCTAGGAATCCCCACAACAAAAACACCACAACGAGAAATTGTCGATTTTTCCAGTCCCAACATTGCCAAAGAAATGCACGTTGGACATTTACGTTCAACGATTATTGGTGATTCTATTGCCCGGATTTTAGAATTTCAAGGTCATGATGTCCTGCGACTGAATCATGTCGGTGATTGGGGTACGCAGTTTGGCATGTTAATTACATATCTGCGGGAAGTTTCCCCAGAAGCCCTGACTACTGCTAATGCTTTAGATATTGGCGATTTAGTTAGCTTTTATCGTCAAGCTAAGTTACGGTTTGATGCAGATGAAGTATTTCAAGAAACGGCACGTCAAGAAGTCGTCAGATTACAAACAGGTGCAGAAGATACACTACATGCTTGGAAACTGCTGTGCGAACAATCGCGGCGGGAGTTTCAGATAATTTATGACTTACTGGATGTTCAAATAACAGAACGGGGCGAATCTTTCTACAATCCTTTATTACCATCTGTTGTCGAAGATTTAGACGCATCCGGTTTACTAGTAGAAAACCAAGGCGCAAAATGCGTTTTTTTAGAAGGTTTTACCAACAGAGAAGGTGAACCTCTGCCTTTAATTGTGCAGAAATCCGATGGTGGCTACAATTACGCCACAACAGATTTAGCATCTTTGCGTTACCGGATTCAACAAGATGAAGCAAAGCGGATAATTTATGTCACAGATGCCGGACAATCCAACCATTTTGCCCAATTTTTTCAGGTAGCACGTAAAGCCGGATGGATTCCTGACGATGTGGAACTTGTGCATGTTCCCTTTGGTTTGGTGTTAGGGGAAGATGGTAAAAAATTTAAAACTCGTTCTGGCGATACTGTGAGATTGCGGGATTTATTAGATGAGGCGATCGTTCGTTCTCGTATAGACTTAGAAAAAAGATTACAAGAAGAACAGCGCCAAGAAACGCCAGAATTTATTAATGAAGTTGCCGAGGTAGTTGGTATCAGTGCGGTGAAATATGCTGACTTAAGCCAAAACCGCACCAGTAACTATATTTTTAGCTACGATAAAATGTTGGATCTCAAGGGTAATACTGCACCTTATATGCTGTATGCTTATGCGCGGATTCAAGGTATTAGCCGCAAAGGTGGTATTAACTTTGACGAATTGGCAGACAATGCCAAAGTTGTATTAGAGCATGAAACAGAACTAGCACTTGCTAAATATTTAATGCAAATGGATGAAATTATTAGTACTGTAGAGCAAGATTTACTGCCTAACCGTTTATGTGAATATTTATACGAATTGAGTAAGAAATTTAATCAATTTTATGATCGCAATCAAGGGGTACAAGTGCTGAATGCAGAGGAACCACAACGGACATCACGCTTAGTTCTGTGTGATTTGACAGCTAAAACTTTAAAACTAGGATTATCTCTATTAGGAATCCAGGTATTAGAGAGAATGTAAAAATCAAGTATTTCTTAGTGTCTTTGTGCCTTAGTGGTTAATCAAAAGTAACCACTAAGTTTAGATTAAATAAGAGGCGATCGCAAATGGTACAAACACCACAAAAAAATCTAACCTTGGCAGAGTTTTTGTCACTACCAGAAACCAAACCGGCTAGTGAATATATTGATGGTCAAATCTTGCATTACTAGTGGGATTGAGCTTGATTGTAGTAGGAGTAGTATTACTAGTCTGGCAAAATAAAATTATAAGTTAAAGTGTACGAATGCGATCGCGTCTTCTGACTCCAGTAAATCTTATTTTTTAGTATTAAATATTACAAACATTTCCTGAATAAATTCTCAGCAAACCTAATTAGGATTTCTCGGTTGTAATACAGCAATGAAATTCCGTAGTTATACTGTAACTATTTATCTAAAATTCTTATATTAATTAGGTAATAGTCCCTTTTTATTGGGGAGTAACAGTAGTAAGCGAAAAGCCACTAGTATTTGAAATTAATCTATAGGTAGGTACTTAATAAATCAGAGGGGAAAAGGTTAAAGGGAAAAGGGAAAAGTCGCGCCACTTGCGTAGCGGGACGAAGTACGGTAAGGCAGCGCTGTCTTGGGGAGCCAGTCCGCCCTTGCGGTTTCCCGACTTGTAGGAACTGGCGTGGTTTCACCCATGAACGACTGCCGCACCCCTTGTCGGTTTTTATCTTTCCCTCTTCCCCTTCTTGATGAACTATCAGCTTCAAAGTTAAAGCTGAGTAGCCCATAAGATTGTTTTAAATAAATTAATCAGCAAACAGTATATAGATTAACTACTAAAAGCCCCTTGGCAATGGGAAACTATATTTATATGATTACCGTCTACTTGCTTTATAGAACGCAGATAACGGTATTTTTTAAGCTGAAAACTTAACTTTTTCTTAAAAAGGAAGCAATGGTACTAAGCAGTAGAATGTAACTTAATCAACTATAAAAACTTATAGATTGACTATCCAAAGCTAAATATCGTAACTTGCAATTAAAGCTTTATAAGCTATAGCTTAGATTTATTAATTTCTGTGAATCTATATTCCAAAATTTAAGATTCTCCGAAAAAATCTGGGTATCTAAATATTTAGAAAAACTTGTTATAAATTACCGTCAGAACCATAACTACTGGTTCGACCTTAAAGGGAGTTATGAAGTGGAAAACAATAAGTCATTTTTTTGGCCACAAGGAATATTAATTGCGCTGCTAGGTTTAAGCGCGAGTTTGAGTGTTGGCTTAATGATGCTGATTAAGCCAAATGCTTCTGAAGCCCAAAGTGGGCAAAGTATAAATGTAAATAACACGACTGCAAGAGTAGGAACTCAGCAGCGGATTGAGGAGTTAAAAGCAGCAATGCTTACAAGTTGGCAGCAAGAGGCCAAAACAAAAGGCCTTTCTTATGCTGTAGCACCCCGCTTTCAAGGAGTAACTATTAATTCAGCAAAACTTAGTCAAGGTCAAAAAGTAATAGCTTTGACTTTTGATGATGGGCCTTGGCCTGAAAGTACAGCGCAAGTATTAAATATTCTTAAAGAAAATAATATTAAAGGTACATTCTTTGTCGTAGGACAGAACGTCAAGAATTATCCAGACTTAATAAAGCGGGTGATAGCTGAAGGTCACGCTATTGGTAATCATACTTGGCATCACTGGTATCATTACATGAATCAACAGGCCGCCGCCTATGAAGTTGACCATACAACAGATCTGATTTATAAAACTACAGGTGTTAAAACCAATTTATTTCGACCACCTGGAGGTATTATGCACAATGGCGTAGTAGCCTACGCTAGAAGTAGCAAGTATGCAATCATTATGTGGTCTTCTGATTCATTAGACTACTCGCGTCTGAATGTACCCAAGTTAATTAATAATGTTTTCAGGCTGGCAAAACCCGGTGGAATTGTATTAATGCATGATGGAGGCGGTAATCGTACCAAAACCGTCCAAGCTTTACCAGAAATTATTACTGGCTTTCGCAAGCAAGGCTATAGTTTTGTCACCGTTCCAGAACTTTTAGACATGCAAGATAAAGACCATAAGTTAATTGCAAATAAAAAGTGAAAAGTTAGATCCCCGACTTCTTTAAAAAGTTGGGGATCTAGACACCAAAAGAAGCATAAGATCAACCTACCCAGAGATCTTGAGCAAATCGAATAGAGAAGGTGGCAAGTAAAATAAGAAAGAAAAATAGCGTCAAGTATCCCCAACGAGGATGACGAGATAACAATATGCCCAAAGCTACACTTAATGAGACAATGCCGTAAGCAAGACGACTGAGTGACCAAGTTCCCCCAGAAGCGAAAATTAACCCCAAACCGCAGCAGCCATAAATCAAAGTAATAGGTGTCAATTCTGTGCGTAAGTGCCACAACAAGTAAGCGCCGCCCAAAACTGCGGCCATGTTAATCAATGGGTCGCCTCCTAATATCCACCACAATAAAATTAAAATGGCAAAACCATAGTCTACTTTGATAGCGCCCAATTTTTGACGGTAACGCCACAACATATAAGCGCCGCTGACAATCACAGCAAACAATAAAGGAGGCAAAGGGTCTTTAATGGAACCATACTTCCAATTAGTTGTGCCAACTGTAATTTGCATCAGCATTTTCCACCAACCTAGCCAATCAAATCCTAAAGAAGGTCGCCACCCTTTTTGGGCTGTGATAAATGCTAAGGGATCACCAAAATTAATCGCACAATATAAGCTAAATAGCAGTATGCCAATAGCAACTGCTAAACCTGCAATGTAAGCAATAGGAGGTCTGCGTTGTTTCCAAGCTGCGATCGCAAATGCTGGGATCAGTGCTATACCTGTAGGACGTGTAGCTGTCGCCATTGCCCCCCAAACAGTTGTCCAGCCATATTGTTGTTGATCGAAGGCTTGTAAAGCGGCTGTACTAAGCAATAAATATAGTCCTTCAGTATAAATTACAGTAGTAAATATAGATAACGGACACCAAGCAATAACAGCAGTAGACCAACGTGCAGCACTACTGCCATAAAATTTTTTAGCCCAGAAGTATAAAAAGTAAAGTGTAAGTAAAAATGCTAAGTTGTTTATCAGTGTGCCAGCTGCTTCAAACGACAAGCCTAGATGCATCAGCCCACGAATCAAGAAAGGAAACAGGGGAAAAAACGCGATATTATGACCCTTGCCGTCGTTGACAAACTCATAACTAGAAATTGCGATCGCTCGATAATGCACAGTATCCCAAGCGTCAAAAACTCCCCAGCCAAATGTCGGCGTGACTTTTTCTGGTGGTATCGGTAATAAGGGAGCAACCAGCAACATGGCAGTCCATATAAACATTCTGCTAGCCAGCCACATCACAGCAGGAAAGAATAAATCATTTTTCCATGATATTTTTTCGAGTCTTAACTGAACTTGAGCCATAAGTTTTAATGTTTTAAAAGATTTACGTTATGCGGGTCAGTTGTCAGTTGTTTTTAGCCAGGACTTACGCAACTGGCACAGTGCGATCACATTTATGTAGTACATAAATACTATATAAAAGTGGCATACCCAAAGGAAATTGATGAAATTAGTAACAGTAATTGGCTGTATTAAGTATTCATCAAATCATGAGGAAATTAGCTGAGGATGCATAAAATCAATTTTGTAAATTGAGGAGATTTACTAAACTTAATGATTGCCAGTACTTGTTAAACGGTATTACTACGAGCTAATTTTAGCCAAGCTTACATTAGTTAACATAGTTTAATTTATTCTCACCAAAAGGCGGCGGGAAGCCCACTTCTTCAAGGAGTGTCCGGGATAGTCGCCCCGCCACCGTCAAGTATCAGTAGTCAGTGGTCAGTAGCACTCGTCAACTGACTACTGACCACTGACACGAAATCCCGCCCCTTCCAGGGGTGGGATGAGCTTAACGACTTACTTAAGTAAACTAACAGAAATAAATCAAACTATGGAATTAGATCAATTACAATTTTGGTAAAATTTTTGGTATCAAATAACCAGGGACTTTAGATAAAGCCAGATTTTGTCCTTGTATCCCTAATTCATTGTGGAAAGCCCGAA contains the following coding sequences:
- a CDS encoding PEP-CTERM sorting domain-containing protein, which translates into the protein MKKYYKLAISATVICLGLGSVDQAQAVNVTLSTADNQFIEGTHNQGWWSTYNPRLGYNDNFNDNYLTGKLRTTTYRSYFTFDLSTIAKNPVSSATLQIQRFIGSGNSSPTISFFDVSTPASSLNQKINNPDLDIYRDLGSGKNYGTFQVTSTGDSEEILNFTLNSNAIADINAAGGKFFSIGGALKNNVDAGDQYLFGYGYGAPAKLVVNTADVPEPLTIGGTAIAGAMGWWLKRKRKASLTP
- the accC gene encoding acetyl-CoA carboxylase biotin carboxylase subunit, which encodes MKFSKILIANRGEIALRILRTCEEMGIATVAVHSTVDRNALHVQLADEAICIGEAPSSKSYLHIPGIIAGALTRNASAIHPGYGFLAENARFAEICADHNITFIGPSPEAMRAMGDKSTAKATMIRVGVPTVPGSNGLLEDAEAARIIAREMGYPVMIKATAGGGGRGMRLVKDDHDLVKLFAAAQSEAEAAFGNSGLYLEKFIERPRHIEFQILADSYGNVIHLGERDCSIQRRHQKLLEEAPSLVLTPELRKKMGMAAVMAAKSINYVGAGTVEFLLSQTGDFYFMEMNTRIQVEHPVTEMITGLDLIAEQIRIAQGEKLQLTQEQVVFSGHAIECRINAEDPEHDFRPQPGRITGYLPPGGPGVRIDSHVYTDYQIPPNYDSLIGKLIVWAPDRTTAINRMKRALRECGITGLATTISFHQKILETPEFLQGDVYTDFVEKVMMSKQSG
- the accB gene encoding acetyl-CoA carboxylase biotin carboxyl carrier protein; translation: MPLDFNELNKLLVTIAESDFAELTLKTDDFELTVHKAVGVNEQQLPANQPEFQGALSGAIATTPNSGVNMAISGTVGSTGNASSEQLTIAASLPTGPKLVDMVSPMVGTFYSAPAPSEPPFVEVGDRIKVGQTVCIIEAMKLMNEIEAEVSGQIVEILVQNGSPVEFGQQLVRIKPE
- a CDS encoding alpha-glucosidase: MYPPYTVACNGWVLKRFLRLLAEPLKKLSRWKMIPLGKISTSVPSQSFKLGQFTVDWQGSNTKKPSLRISHQSNEALPVLQTSPGESFVSGGNVRLNITEERGSIEIDERKYADFTHQIIDGIKQEDDTLEIYGRLLSSQSADDGLQYVLILQTVGSRELNFQLQITDGYVNQIQLQFVTSADEHFYGFGEQFSDIDCKGQWIPIVCEEGGIGRGDRAPKALNLLGVSGNRFSSYAPMPYFFTNKRRSIFLTNTEPTIFNLRDPQIATIRVVSSCMQGRILCGESPLDIIELYTNYVGRMPPLPDWLHSGAIIGMQGGTEFVRRVWSQLRDFDTPIAGFWLQDWVGQRRTIAGKQLWWNWQLDESTYPGWQQLVNDLAKAKIAVGVYVNPFLVERPLQPDQKQRHLYQEAIEQGFVVKNQAAKPYLIESTDFSAALLDVTNPDARKWFKSILKDEVLGKGAKFWMADFAEAAPFDGVYAADESGLLYHNEYPVDWVRLNREAIQEQNQEGDAWFFNRAGFLKTPSHSTSMWLGDQNTSWGKNDGITSALKGMISGGLSGLSINHSDIGGYTSIANPILEAIGVGFKRSRELLYRWMEMNAFTPIFRTHEGNQPDKNVQFYTDKHTFTTFSYWSKVYAALAPYRRELMTEAAIKGYPLVRHLVLHYPDDPHVYKLEDQFLLGREFLVAPVLKPGQKSLNVYFPAGEWTHLWSGNTYGSLTTGIRQKVPAPLGQPAVFYRKGSKAIESVLENFKTKNILTGAPSA
- a CDS encoding Uma2 family endonuclease; its protein translation is MVHYHPMDCLPSSAELPDSDDTPVDNELQNLIPNLLEAILALAWSNRTDWFFGVDMGIYYAPSQPPLVPDGFLSLGVERFIGEEGRLSYVLWEEDGIVPIFALEVVSKTYGGEYEKKKLDYAQLGILYYAIYVPSRKYRRKRDPLEVYRLVDGDYILQSGSQIWLPEIGLAIGRERGVYLGRSREWLYWYDQQGNKLSTPEELVQQQTERAEQQQQRAERLAQRLRDLGINPEDI